The Cellulophaga sp. L1A9 genome window below encodes:
- a CDS encoding DMT family transporter, which translates to MWMYLGLLAALFLGLHNLCKKHAVQGNEVFPVLLGTISSGFLLIVPFYIGSHFFKEEMVKMDFYITAIPWKTHGFIAIKSAIMAASWVLAYQALKHLPITIVTPIRSAGPFFTFIGAITIYQEKPNFYQWIGFFLIILSVMLYSKIGKKEGIHFKRNKWIFAIIGATFLGASSGLYDKFLIQTVHLNPQTLQFWFCLYTVLILLVILSITWFPNAEKRKAFKWRWSIPLVGILLQIADYFYFKALQDPDALIMLLSAIKRSQIIIAVVVGGIIFKEQNKRKKLVPLVGIMAGVFLILYS; encoded by the coding sequence ATGTGGATGTATCTTGGTCTTTTAGCAGCTTTATTTCTTGGTTTACACAATTTATGTAAAAAACATGCCGTACAAGGAAACGAAGTTTTTCCAGTACTCTTGGGTACTATTTCTTCAGGTTTTTTATTGATCGTCCCCTTTTATATTGGTTCTCATTTCTTTAAAGAAGAGATGGTGAAAATGGACTTCTATATCACAGCTATCCCCTGGAAAACACATGGCTTTATCGCAATAAAATCTGCTATCATGGCGGCATCATGGGTTTTAGCGTATCAAGCCCTAAAACATTTACCGATAACTATTGTAACTCCCATACGTTCTGCTGGTCCGTTTTTTACATTTATTGGCGCCATAACCATCTATCAAGAGAAACCCAACTTTTACCAATGGATTGGTTTTTTTCTGATCATCTTATCAGTAATGCTTTACTCCAAAATAGGAAAAAAAGAAGGCATTCATTTTAAACGCAACAAATGGATTTTTGCCATTATCGGTGCTACTTTCTTAGGTGCCTCTAGTGGTCTGTATGATAAGTTTTTAATTCAAACCGTACACTTAAATCCGCAGACACTACAATTCTGGTTTTGTTTGTATACGGTTCTTATTCTATTGGTAATTTTAAGCATTACCTGGTTTCCAAATGCAGAAAAAAGAAAAGCGTTTAAATGGCGTTGGTCTATTCCTCTTGTAGGGATTCTGTTGCAAATAGCAGATTACTTCTATTTTAAAGCCTTACAAGATCCTGATGCTTTAATTATGTTACTTTCAGCCATAAAACGGAGTCAGATTATTATTGCCGTAGTAGTTGGTGGTATTATCTTTAAAGAACAAAACAAGCGGAAAAAGCTTGTGCCGTTAGTAGGTATCATGGCTGGTGTATTTCTGATTTTATATTCTTAA
- a CDS encoding YHYH protein — protein sequence MERTKLIIAVCTTLVLTPLFFIFGANNPVLYSDLIISKDDIIKKSYFNATSLLSYNKVACTLEDGTTGDCYELVFSSNPVEDGPYCPETIEDIGGLGTYDGATNPGFQVLRASLFHAMEADGYDIIDDKGNIRMDDFNSGRPDTNFEYCLAAAPDNDLKLTFLIPAAPKLSGTNNVIETIELVGVSLDGVPINGNPPSVINGPPMPNATGGNIPSLDPCGGHNDPAGYYHWHFVPEVMNQVLAAHHITEVSCTLIEQVSTVKLIGFARWFPYLCVCTGTFRCR from the coding sequence ATGGAACGCACCAAACTAATAATAGCTGTATGCACCACACTAGTTTTAACGCCCCTGTTTTTTATTTTTGGAGCGAACAATCCGGTTCTCTATTCAGATTTGATAATCTCCAAGGATGATATTATTAAAAAAAGCTATTTTAATGCGACCTCTTTATTATCCTATAATAAAGTAGCTTGTACCTTAGAAGATGGCACTACGGGAGATTGTTATGAATTGGTATTTTCTAGCAACCCAGTAGAAGATGGACCTTACTGTCCTGAAACTATTGAAGATATAGGTGGTTTAGGTACTTATGATGGCGCAACAAACCCGGGTTTTCAAGTGTTAAGGGCTAGTTTGTTTCATGCTATGGAAGCCGATGGATATGATATTATAGATGATAAAGGAAATATCCGAATGGATGATTTCAATTCTGGGCGACCAGATACTAATTTTGAGTATTGTTTGGCTGCAGCTCCTGATAACGATTTAAAACTTACGTTCCTAATTCCTGCAGCACCAAAGCTATCAGGTACCAATAATGTTATTGAAACTATTGAATTAGTGGGCGTTTCATTAGATGGTGTTCCCATTAATGGTAACCCACCATCGGTAATCAATGGTCCGCCAATGCCCAATGCTACCGGAGGTAACATCCCTTCTTTAGATCCTTGTGGCGGTCATAATGATCCTGCTGGATATTACCATTGGCATTTTGTACCAGAAGTAATGAACCAAGTTTTAGCGGCGCATCATATTACAGAAGTATCATGTACCTTAATAGAACAAGTGTCAACGGTAAAATTAATTGGTTTTGCTAGATGGTTTCCCTATCTATGCGTATGCACAGGAACCTTCAGATGTAGATGA
- a CDS encoding YHYH protein, which produces MLDGFPIYAYAQEPSDVDDCGGRTANTAEYPNGIYHYVASTTRAPNVPKCLKGVAATRGFKFR; this is translated from the coding sequence TTGCTAGATGGTTTCCCTATCTATGCGTATGCACAGGAACCTTCAGATGTAGATGATTGCGGTGGTAGAACAGCGAATACCGCAGAATATCCTAATGGAATTTACCATTATGTTGCCAGTACAACTAGAGCTCCAAATGTTCCTAAATGCTTAAAAGGAGTTGCAGCAACACGTGGTTTTAAGTTTAGATAA
- a CDS encoding heavy metal-binding domain-containing protein: protein MKFRVILLPIVICLVTLSIFTACKDKKEEVKPDRISEIAEATYSCPMNCEDGKTYHEAGSCPVCKMDLMLTDKEIGATCQAHKDGKCSCEGEQCICANCKEHAGKMTCEMHKDGKCKCEGDTCACANCQEHAKKMTCTIGEDGKCTDKNCKKHQKNKDCVMNKDGKCICESGKCTCIDCASKNK from the coding sequence ATGAAATTCAGAGTAATTCTACTACCGATAGTAATTTGTCTAGTAACTCTAAGCATTTTTACTGCTTGTAAAGACAAAAAAGAAGAAGTTAAACCTGATAGAATTTCAGAAATTGCTGAAGCAACTTATAGTTGTCCTATGAATTGTGAAGATGGTAAAACATACCATGAAGCAGGGAGTTGCCCTGTATGTAAGATGGATTTGATGTTAACCGATAAAGAAATTGGTGCCACTTGCCAAGCCCATAAAGACGGGAAATGTTCTTGTGAGGGTGAGCAATGTATATGTGCAAATTGTAAAGAACATGCTGGTAAAATGACCTGTGAAATGCATAAAGATGGCAAGTGTAAATGTGAGGGCGATACCTGTGCATGTGCAAATTGCCAAGAACATGCAAAAAAAATGACCTGTACAATAGGAGAAGATGGTAAGTGTACCGACAAAAATTGCAAAAAACACCAAAAGAATAAAGATTGCGTCATGAATAAAGACGGGAAATGCATCTGCGAATCAGGGAAATGTACTTGTATCGATTGTGCTTCAAAAAACAAATAG
- a CDS encoding polysaccharide lyase family 7 protein gives MKRMTNYKFLATGIFSVAVFLTSCSQSEQEEVVLAPEALEAPKLSAKVYQISDFYIETSWLSGENSRSTTSFSSTGTDNESWYDKNSSGYYIMKSLATDGNRTEWKEIEESSLTNGKSMIYKAKVESIPENGVTIAQIHNRGNNVNRPWLRVFIDDDRKIKIKVTTNNPSNSSGTYQEYTGATYSQGSDYILAITYNGGGANVKVTTSSGSTIINKTISPSSSWNSYSNTYYFKAGVYTEGDDKQPKITFNYFYFND, from the coding sequence ATGAAAAGAATGACCAATTACAAATTTTTAGCAACGGGTATTTTCTCCGTTGCAGTATTTTTAACAAGCTGTAGCCAATCCGAACAGGAAGAAGTAGTATTAGCTCCAGAAGCTTTGGAAGCACCAAAACTCAGTGCCAAAGTGTATCAAATTTCAGATTTCTATATTGAGACGAGTTGGCTCAGTGGGGAGAATAGTAGATCTACAACATCTTTTAGTTCTACGGGGACGGATAACGAAAGTTGGTATGATAAAAATTCCAGTGGATATTACATTATGAAAAGTTTAGCTACAGACGGTAACCGCACAGAATGGAAAGAGATTGAAGAATCTTCATTGACAAACGGTAAAAGTATGATCTATAAAGCAAAAGTGGAGTCCATACCTGAAAACGGAGTGACCATAGCACAAATTCACAATAGAGGGAATAATGTAAACAGACCTTGGTTACGTGTTTTTATAGATGACGATCGTAAAATTAAGATTAAAGTAACTACAAATAATCCTTCTAACAGTTCTGGAACGTATCAAGAATATACGGGAGCTACATATTCTCAGGGAAGTGATTATATTTTAGCGATTACGTATAATGGCGGTGGCGCTAATGTAAAAGTTACCACATCTAGTGGATCAACTATCATTAATAAAACCATATCACCCTCTAGTTCATGGAACAGCTATTCTAACACCTACTACTTTAAAGCAGGGGTGTATACTGAGGGAGATGACAAGCAGCCTAAAATTACATTCAACTATTTCTATTTTAATGACTAA
- a CDS encoding glycosyl hydrolase family 28-related protein, giving the protein MKVHLKSIYLASIALFAMGCSKNYEETQNLNEAEISEDLSVLKVSASRFYTPPNAAVRNNKKNLVTDFGANNSDSNDDSDKLNNAIRNLSNNGGVLTIPKGTYYFNKIRMRSNVHLEIEKGTVIFPTKGLTPAKNHRIFDFANKTEDKIKTQQNLNMPLNDRNFYRLPPQTSFRQ; this is encoded by the coding sequence ATGAAAGTACATTTAAAAAGTATTTACCTAGCCTCCATTGCGCTTTTTGCCATGGGCTGTTCAAAAAATTATGAAGAAACTCAAAATCTAAATGAAGCTGAAATTTCAGAAGATTTATCTGTTTTAAAGGTATCCGCCTCTAGATTTTACACGCCACCCAATGCCGCAGTTCGTAATAACAAGAAGAATTTAGTGACTGATTTTGGAGCTAATAATTCCGACTCAAATGATGATAGCGACAAATTAAATAATGCTATTAGAAACTTATCTAATAACGGTGGTGTCTTAACTATTCCAAAAGGAACGTATTATTTCAATAAAATTAGAATGCGTTCTAATGTGCATTTAGAAATTGAAAAAGGTACTGTAATATTTCCTACAAAAGGACTGACACCTGCAAAGAACCATAGAATTTTTGATTTTGCTAATAAAACTGAGGACAAAATTAAGACTCAACAAAATCTGAACATGCCCCTAAATGATCGCAATTTTTATAGATTACCCCCACAAACATCATTTAGACAATAA
- a CDS encoding winged helix-turn-helix domain-containing protein, with amino-acid sequence MSSNKENLSLQEAQKLVLLSQRLPAPKLVGTARNATLSAIEHLGYIQIDTISVIERAHHHTLYNRNPGYKSAHIQELIADKKVYEYWAHAASFLPMIDYRFSLPRKNAIASGKQKHWFKQDLKLMNLVTARIKAEGPLMAKDFDKKGIKFGEWKTAPTKQALANLFMQGDLMITKRVNFHKVYDVTERVLPSTINTTTPTEEEYGRFLITNYLRANGLGKLIEITYLLKNTKTLVTDTLKQMLVHGEIVQVRAADSDYYVLPESFELLNKPLARKKLHILSPFDNLLIQRKRTSAIFGFDYLLECYVPVHKRKFGYFSLPILWNGKLVARMDSKADRKDMVFHIHELTLEASLKNTEEFAAALHKELKSFLKFNKCTAVRLHKTSPTSFQEYFEQSYPDLLSK; translated from the coding sequence ATGAGTTCAAACAAAGAAAACCTTTCCCTTCAAGAAGCCCAAAAATTAGTGCTGTTATCACAAAGGCTACCTGCTCCAAAATTAGTGGGTACAGCTAGAAATGCTACACTCTCTGCAATAGAACATTTGGGATACATACAAATAGATACCATTTCGGTTATTGAGCGCGCGCACCATCATACGTTATACAATCGTAATCCTGGGTATAAATCTGCTCATATTCAGGAATTGATAGCGGATAAAAAAGTGTATGAATATTGGGCGCATGCGGCTTCCTTTCTTCCTATGATCGATTATCGTTTTAGCCTACCTCGCAAGAATGCGATTGCTTCGGGGAAACAAAAACATTGGTTCAAGCAAGACTTAAAACTTATGAATTTGGTGACAGCGCGTATAAAAGCCGAAGGTCCTTTGATGGCGAAAGATTTTGATAAAAAAGGAATCAAATTTGGTGAATGGAAGACGGCTCCTACCAAACAGGCCTTGGCGAACTTATTTATGCAGGGTGATTTGATGATTACAAAGCGAGTCAATTTTCATAAAGTGTATGATGTCACGGAGCGCGTATTGCCAAGCACCATAAATACGACAACCCCCACGGAGGAGGAATATGGTCGGTTTTTGATAACGAATTATTTACGTGCCAATGGGCTGGGAAAATTAATAGAAATAACGTATTTACTTAAGAATACAAAAACACTAGTTACAGACACACTTAAGCAGATGCTCGTACATGGAGAAATAGTGCAAGTACGTGCTGCCGATAGTGATTATTATGTGTTGCCGGAGTCTTTTGAACTATTAAACAAACCTTTAGCCCGAAAAAAACTCCATATTTTATCTCCGTTTGATAATTTATTGATCCAAAGAAAACGCACATCTGCTATTTTTGGTTTTGACTATCTTTTAGAATGTTATGTGCCTGTGCATAAAAGAAAGTTTGGCTATTTTTCACTGCCCATTTTATGGAATGGAAAATTGGTTGCCAGAATGGATAGCAAGGCCGATAGAAAAGATATGGTTTTTCATATTCACGAATTAACATTAGAAGCTAGTTTAAAGAACACCGAAGAATTTGCAGCTGCATTGCATAAAGAATTGAAGTCGTTTTTGAAATTTAATAAGTGTACAGCGGTTCGTTTGCATAAAACTAGTCCTACCTCTTTTCAAGAATATTTTGAGCAGTCTTATCCTGATTTATTGTCTAAATGA
- a CDS encoding zinc-binding alcohol dehydrogenase family protein has protein sequence MKAIGYKENLPIADVKSLQDIEIDTPKATGKDILVEIKAISVNPADYKVRAGMPVEGDDWKVIGWDATGIVKEVGEEVSLFKDGDEVWYAGDFTRQGSYAQYQIVDERIVSKKPASISFVEAAALPLTTLTAYEMLFDRLQVAKDDAAKSILVIGAAGGVGSILVQLVKKLTKLNIIGTASRPETTDWLKDLGVDTVINHRNKLSEEFEKYKLPAPDYVVSLNATEQHADEIVKLIKPQGKFGFIDDPKTFNVMPFKSKAVSTHIEFMFTRSMFQTEDMMEQHNILNEVAKLIDMGTIKTTLGENFGIINATNMRKAHAFLETGKAKGKIVLEGF, from the coding sequence ATGAAAGCAATAGGATACAAGGAGAACCTCCCAATAGCGGATGTAAAATCGCTACAAGACATCGAAATAGATACTCCAAAAGCAACAGGGAAAGATATTCTTGTGGAGATCAAAGCAATATCGGTAAATCCGGCCGATTATAAAGTACGCGCTGGGATGCCTGTAGAAGGCGATGACTGGAAAGTTATTGGTTGGGATGCTACTGGTATTGTAAAAGAAGTGGGGGAAGAGGTTTCTCTCTTTAAGGATGGAGATGAAGTTTGGTATGCAGGAGATTTTACCCGTCAAGGAAGTTATGCGCAGTATCAAATTGTAGACGAACGCATTGTAAGCAAAAAGCCAGCGAGTATTTCATTTGTAGAAGCTGCTGCATTACCGCTAACCACACTTACGGCATACGAAATGTTGTTTGATAGGTTGCAAGTTGCCAAGGATGATGCTGCTAAATCTATTCTAGTGATTGGTGCAGCCGGTGGTGTAGGTTCTATTTTGGTGCAGTTGGTTAAAAAATTGACAAAATTGAACATTATAGGTACGGCTTCTCGCCCTGAAACTACAGATTGGTTAAAAGATTTAGGAGTAGATACCGTGATCAATCACAGAAATAAATTGAGTGAAGAATTTGAGAAGTACAAGTTACCAGCTCCTGATTATGTGGTGAGTTTAAATGCTACCGAACAACATGCAGACGAAATTGTAAAGTTGATAAAACCACAAGGGAAATTTGGTTTTATAGACGATCCAAAAACGTTCAATGTGATGCCTTTTAAAAGTAAAGCAGTGTCTACACATATCGAATTTATGTTTACGCGCTCTATGTTTCAAACGGAGGATATGATGGAACAGCACAACATTTTAAATGAGGTTGCTAAATTGATAGACATGGGTACCATTAAAACAACTTTGGGAGAAAATTTCGGAATCATTAATGCAACAAATATGCGTAAAGCTCACGCTTTCTTAGAAACAGGAAAAGCTAAAGGTAAAATTGTTTTAGAGGGCTTTTAA
- the nfsB gene encoding oxygen-insensitive NAD(P)H nitroreductase, which translates to MNLRETLDWRYTTKEYDTTKKISDADMAEVKNLLRMSPSSVNLQPWHFIVAETTEGKARIAKGTQGFFSFNEPKVTNAYAVVLFCSKIDADDAYYQHIADTEDESGRFPNQDIKNGFLGAVKAFTGIHKYDLKDLQHWMEKQVYLNIGNFLLGVASLGIDATPMEGIDVKALDEEFGLREKGYTSLVAVSLGYRAESDFNSTEKTPKSRLPESEIFTVI; encoded by the coding sequence ATGAATTTACGAGAAACTTTAGATTGGAGATATACAACTAAGGAATATGACACCACCAAGAAAATTTCTGATGCAGATATGGCAGAAGTCAAAAACTTGTTAAGAATGAGTCCTTCAAGTGTAAACCTACAACCTTGGCATTTTATAGTTGCTGAAACTACAGAAGGTAAAGCACGCATTGCTAAGGGGACTCAAGGTTTTTTTAGTTTTAACGAGCCAAAAGTAACTAATGCTTATGCTGTTGTTTTATTTTGTTCAAAAATTGATGCAGATGATGCGTACTATCAGCATATTGCAGATACAGAAGATGAAAGCGGAAGATTTCCTAACCAAGATATTAAAAACGGATTTTTAGGTGCTGTAAAAGCTTTTACAGGTATTCATAAATACGATTTAAAAGACTTACAACACTGGATGGAAAAGCAAGTATATCTTAACATTGGAAACTTTTTACTGGGAGTTGCAAGTTTAGGAATTGATGCTACACCAATGGAAGGTATTGATGTAAAAGCTTTAGATGAAGAATTCGGATTAAGAGAAAAAGGATACACTTCTTTAGTAGCTGTTTCTTTAGGATATAGAGCTGAATCTGATTTTAATTCAACTGAAAAAACACCAAAATCTAGATTACCAGAGAGTGAAATTTTCACGGTAATATAA
- a CDS encoding alpha-ketoglutarate-dependent dioxygenase AlkB, with amino-acid sequence MDLFTQTDLFSTNEVHKTELDLPGADIVLFENFFSIEESNKLFNNLLKNTPWQQEQITIHGKEVDYPRLTAWYGDISKDIQYTNTKSKIHVWNADLLFIKERIAQEVAIKFKRCLLNYYRDGKDSVDWHQDYKGEQRKNTVIASVTFGATRSFQLKHATCKDLKRVAIPLTHGSLLLMQGATQENWKHKISKTTKKIKPRINLTFRWLPE; translated from the coding sequence ATGGACTTATTTACTCAAACAGACCTGTTTTCAACAAATGAAGTACATAAAACGGAACTTGATTTACCAGGAGCGGATATTGTTTTATTCGAAAATTTTTTCAGTATAGAAGAAAGTAACAAACTGTTCAATAATTTATTAAAAAATACGCCTTGGCAACAAGAGCAGATTACCATTCACGGTAAAGAAGTAGATTACCCTAGATTAACCGCTTGGTATGGTGATATTAGCAAAGACATTCAATACACAAATACCAAAAGTAAAATTCATGTTTGGAATGCTGATTTACTTTTTATTAAAGAACGAATAGCGCAGGAGGTAGCTATTAAATTTAAACGCTGTCTCCTAAATTATTACAGAGATGGTAAAGACAGTGTAGATTGGCATCAAGATTATAAAGGAGAGCAACGTAAAAATACGGTGATTGCTTCAGTCACTTTTGGAGCGACTAGATCTTTTCAATTAAAACATGCCACGTGTAAAGATTTAAAACGGGTAGCTATTCCGTTAACCCATGGTAGCCTACTTTTAATGCAAGGTGCTACGCAAGAGAATTGGAAACATAAGATTTCGAAAACAACGAAAAAAATTAAACCTAGAATAAATCTCACGTTTAGGTGGTTGCCAGAATAG
- a CDS encoding NAD-dependent succinate-semialdehyde dehydrogenase has protein sequence MSSITTTNPATDKKLATYVRITSGEAQSKIAIAKQAYTSWKNKTYEERSKLMHKLADYLEEHKEEYAQLATREMGKIIGQSRKEIEKCVWICRYYADHTKNLLADEVVATEAKKSYVTFQPIGVILAVMPWNFPFYQVIRFAVPALMSGNVGVLKHASNVQGCAFALEEVFLKAGFPEGCFTNLNLSSEHVKDVIEDKNIVAVTLTGSDPAGRSVAAIAGQNLKKTVLELGGSDAYIILDDADLEKAVELSTFGRLQNNGQTCVAAKRFIVLEGIYDDFLAAFKKKMKAAKMGIPTDEDTYYGPMARKDLRDELHAQVQKTITQGGRLVLGGEIPKGKGAYYPATILADLKPGMEGFDNELFGPVASVIKAKDEQEAIALANNSQFGLGSGVFTSNLERGERIALQLEAGSSFVNKLVVSDPRLPFGGVKNSGYGRELSGYGIREFVNTKSVWIA, from the coding sequence ATGTCAAGCATCACTACAACCAATCCAGCAACAGATAAAAAGCTTGCTACCTATGTGAGAATAACTTCAGGAGAAGCGCAATCAAAAATAGCTATTGCGAAACAAGCATACACAAGTTGGAAAAACAAAACATACGAAGAGCGCTCAAAATTGATGCATAAGCTGGCAGATTATTTAGAGGAGCACAAGGAAGAATATGCACAACTGGCGACTAGAGAAATGGGTAAAATCATTGGTCAGTCTAGAAAAGAAATAGAAAAATGTGTTTGGATTTGCAGGTATTATGCAGATCATACAAAAAATTTACTAGCAGACGAAGTTGTAGCTACTGAAGCTAAAAAAAGCTACGTTACTTTTCAGCCAATTGGTGTAATCTTAGCGGTAATGCCTTGGAATTTTCCATTTTATCAGGTGATTAGATTTGCAGTTCCCGCTTTGATGTCGGGTAATGTGGGGGTGCTAAAACACGCTTCAAATGTTCAAGGCTGTGCTTTTGCCTTAGAGGAAGTTTTTTTAAAGGCTGGCTTTCCTGAAGGTTGTTTTACAAATTTAAACTTAAGTTCTGAGCATGTTAAAGATGTTATTGAAGATAAAAATATTGTTGCAGTAACCCTTACAGGTAGTGATCCTGCTGGGCGTTCTGTAGCAGCTATTGCAGGACAGAACTTAAAGAAAACGGTACTAGAATTAGGAGGGAGTGATGCGTACATAATTCTTGATGATGCTGATCTGGAAAAAGCAGTAGAATTGTCAACCTTTGGGCGCTTACAAAACAATGGTCAGACCTGTGTTGCGGCAAAACGTTTTATCGTATTGGAAGGTATTTATGATGATTTTTTAGCAGCGTTTAAAAAGAAAATGAAAGCAGCAAAAATGGGCATACCTACAGATGAAGATACATATTATGGACCTATGGCACGTAAAGATTTGAGAGATGAATTGCATGCGCAGGTGCAAAAAACAATTACTCAGGGTGGCCGGTTAGTGCTTGGAGGTGAAATTCCTAAAGGTAAAGGTGCTTATTACCCTGCTACCATTTTAGCAGATTTGAAACCAGGAATGGAAGGTTTTGATAACGAGTTATTTGGTCCTGTTGCTTCTGTGATTAAAGCAAAAGATGAGCAAGAAGCTATAGCATTGGCAAATAACTCTCAATTTGGTCTAGGTTCTGGAGTATTCACGAGTAATTTAGAAAGAGGGGAGCGCATTGCGTTGCAATTAGAAGCTGGGAGTAGTTTTGTGAATAAATTGGTAGTTTCAGATCCAAGATTACCCTTTGGAGGGGTTAAAAATAGCGGTTACGGGAGAGAGCTCTCAGGATATGGAATTAGAGAATTTGTAAACACAAAAAGTGTATGGATAGCGTAA
- a CDS encoding AraC family transcriptional regulator, whose protein sequence is MQVLEAYKPFEIQEIELTTWKQRPVKNNFFELVLINAGDGTQCINYNHYPYTKGSMFLLPPLKCHSFAIEKPTKFVFLKFTDSFFKNVNQMTIDRNEWFKEASYILSNYNQLPGDIIKNDIDRNHLESLVGMILQESRNYGAASIRLITSLMTSILEILIRNIKKGTYFEVPKKNAEDRITKMLTYINENIDKTELLKVENLADVFMMSPTYVSEYFKKQVHMPLREYIIKAKLKLVEIRLLNSDFTLTQIADDLGFTDVSHLSKTFKRYSGTSIKEFKTNGEYMLLKRTVCKG, encoded by the coding sequence ATGCAAGTATTAGAAGCTTACAAACCTTTTGAAATACAAGAAATAGAATTAACAACATGGAAACAACGCCCTGTTAAAAATAATTTTTTTGAGTTAGTTTTAATTAATGCTGGTGATGGTACACAATGTATAAATTACAACCACTATCCATATACCAAAGGGAGCATGTTTTTACTACCTCCTTTAAAATGTCATTCGTTTGCGATAGAAAAACCTACCAAATTTGTCTTTTTAAAGTTTACCGATTCCTTTTTTAAGAATGTAAACCAGATGACTATAGATAGGAATGAATGGTTTAAAGAAGCATCGTACATCCTTTCTAATTATAACCAATTACCCGGGGATATTATTAAAAACGATATTGACCGGAATCATTTAGAAAGCTTAGTGGGCATGATTTTGCAGGAGTCTAGAAATTATGGTGCAGCATCTATTCGTTTAATTACAAGTCTAATGACTAGTATTCTAGAAATCTTAATTCGGAATATAAAAAAAGGAACTTATTTTGAAGTGCCCAAAAAAAATGCAGAGGATAGGATTACAAAAATGCTCACCTATATTAATGAGAATATCGATAAAACGGAGTTGTTGAAAGTCGAAAATCTGGCTGATGTTTTCATGATGTCTCCTACTTACGTGAGTGAGTATTTTAAAAAGCAAGTGCATATGCCTTTACGAGAATATATCATCAAAGCAAAATTAAAGCTCGTAGAAATCCGACTCTTAAATTCAGATTTTACCTTAACACAAATAGCAGATGATTTAGGGTTTACAGATGTGAGTCACCTTTCTAAAACCTTCAAACGTTACTCTGGGACTTCTATAAAGGAATTTAAAACTAATGGAGAATACATGTTATTGAAACGAACTGTTTGTAAAGGCTAG
- a CDS encoding SDR family oxidoreductase — MKLKNSIVIITGASSGIGKATAHKLAENGAKVVLMARSEDELNKLKTEIEKNGGEALVVTGDVTKMEDFENVVTKTKAKFGTVNALINNAGLMPLSFIEKLKTDEWDKMVDVNIKGVLNGVAAVLPELKANKGGNIINISSMAAHRYFPGGAVYCATKAAVKMFSEGLRQELAPKYGINVTSIEPGAVATNLTSTITDDDIKEMMKKMFEMETLEAEDIANAIYYALTQPDRVNINDVYLVPSDQQ; from the coding sequence ATGAAATTAAAAAATAGCATAGTAATAATCACAGGAGCATCAAGTGGAATTGGTAAAGCAACCGCACATAAATTAGCAGAAAACGGAGCTAAAGTGGTTCTTATGGCTCGAAGTGAGGATGAATTAAATAAATTAAAAACGGAGATTGAAAAAAATGGCGGAGAAGCTTTAGTCGTTACTGGAGATGTTACCAAAATGGAAGACTTCGAGAATGTAGTGACCAAAACCAAAGCGAAGTTTGGAACGGTAAATGCACTCATCAATAACGCTGGATTGATGCCCTTATCCTTTATAGAAAAGTTAAAGACTGATGAGTGGGATAAAATGGTGGATGTTAATATCAAAGGAGTGCTTAACGGGGTTGCCGCAGTATTGCCAGAATTAAAAGCAAATAAAGGAGGTAATATTATTAATATCTCATCCATGGCTGCACACCGCTACTTCCCAGGGGGAGCAGTTTACTGTGCTACTAAGGCTGCTGTAAAAATGTTTTCTGAAGGCTTGCGCCAAGAGTTGGCCCCTAAATACGGCATTAACGTAACCTCTATAGAACCAGGAGCAGTAGCCACTAATCTTACCAGTACCATCACTGATGATGACATCAAAGAAATGATGAAAAAAATGTTCGAGATGGAAACCTTAGAAGCAGAAGATATTGCAAATGCAATTTATTACGCCCTTACCCAACCAGATCGGGTAAATATTAATGACGTATATCTTGTGCCTAGTGATCAGCAATAA